A portion of the Sulfurospirillum diekertiae genome contains these proteins:
- a CDS encoding transporter substrate-binding domain-containing protein gives MKKILVALLVMLGINAMADDINLWQKSTLNSIIQKGVLTVGLEPGYMPFEMKDKQGNIIGFDVDMANEMAKAMGVKLQLVPTAWDGIIAGLLTGKYDIIMSGMTITQERNLKINFANPYISVGQTILASKKHAGKKWSDLDKPEYTIVTKIGVTGEIATRKMFKKAKIRTFETEADAAQEVLNGNADGMVYDKPYNAIFFAEKGATGKLVHLDEELTYEPLGFAIRKGDPDFLNWLNNFLNQTQHDGTYKKIYDRWFADTAWQKKVM, from the coding sequence ATGAAAAAAATTTTAGTAGCATTACTTGTAATGCTTGGTATTAATGCTATGGCTGATGATATCAACCTATGGCAAAAATCAACCCTCAACAGTATCATTCAAAAAGGAGTCTTAACCGTTGGACTAGAGCCAGGTTATATGCCTTTTGAGATGAAAGACAAACAAGGTAACATCATCGGATTTGATGTTGATATGGCCAATGAAATGGCAAAAGCCATGGGTGTTAAGCTTCAACTCGTTCCAACCGCATGGGATGGTATCATTGCAGGTCTTTTAACAGGTAAATACGACATTATCATGTCTGGTATGACGATTACACAAGAAAGAAACCTCAAAATCAACTTTGCGAATCCTTACATCAGTGTTGGTCAAACTATTCTTGCATCTAAAAAACATGCAGGTAAAAAATGGAGTGATTTAGATAAACCAGAATATACAATCGTTACAAAAATTGGTGTAACTGGCGAAATTGCAACTCGTAAAATGTTCAAAAAAGCTAAAATTAGAACCTTTGAGACAGAGGCTGATGCGGCACAAGAAGTTCTTAATGGCAATGCAGATGGAATGGTTTATGATAAACCTTACAATGCGATCTTCTTTGCAGAAAAAGGTGCTACTGGCAAACTTGTTCACTTAGATGAAGAGCTTACATATGAACCTCTTGGTTTTGCAATCAGAAAAGGTGATCCTGATTTCCTTAACTGGCTTAATAACTTCTTGAATCAAACACAACACGACGGTACCTACAAAAAAATCTATGACAGATGGTTCGCAGATACCGCTTGGCAAAAAAAGGTAATGTAA